The following coding sequences are from one Candidatus Eisenbacteria bacterium window:
- a CDS encoding AbrB/MazE/SpoVT family DNA-binding domain-containing protein, translating to MTKKLVLRRVGGSIGATLPKELADRFRLVPGDSVLAVETESGILLTPYDPTTERALAIAARATRRFRNALRELAK from the coding sequence ATGACGAAGAAGCTCGTCCTAAGACGCGTGGGCGGATCGATCGGCGCCACGCTCCCCAAGGAGCTGGCCGACCGGTTCCGCCTCGTCCCCGGCGATTCGGTGCTCGCGGTCGAGACGGAGAGCGGGATCTTGCTCACCCCCTACGACCCGACCACGGAACGCGCTCTCGCGATCGCCGCGCGCGCGACAAGGAGATTCCGGAACGCGCTTCGCGAGCTGGCCAAGTAA
- a CDS encoding type II toxin-antitoxin system death-on-curing family toxin: protein MGARRRRPIWLDRIVLDAVHLDTIRTHGGLLGVRDENALESALARPRNLYAYGRKRDLAALSAAYGFALARSHLYRDGNKRVAFLAMVVFLGLNGFDLEAAEEEVVSVMVGLAAGSVTERSLAGWIRSHAVPASED, encoded by the coding sequence ATGGGAGCGCGTAGGCGCCGGCCGATCTGGCTCGATCGTATCGTTCTCGACGCGGTCCATCTCGACACGATCCGCACGCACGGCGGGCTCCTCGGAGTTCGCGACGAGAACGCGCTCGAGTCGGCGCTTGCCCGGCCGCGCAACCTCTACGCGTACGGACGGAAGAGGGACCTCGCCGCGCTCTCCGCCGCGTACGGCTTCGCCCTCGCCAGGAGCCATCTCTATCGCGACGGGAACAAGCGGGTCGCCTTCCTTGCGATGGTCGTCTTTCTCGGTCTAAACGGCTTCGATCTCGAAGCCGCCGAAGAGGAAGTCGTCTCCGTGATGGTGGGCCTCGCCGCCGGGAGCGTGACCGAACGGAGCCTCGCGGGATGGATCCGCTCGCACGCGGTGCCCGCTTCAGAAGACTGA